GGAGTGATCTCGCCCCCCGCCGCCCCTGCCCGTCCCGTCCCGGGGGCTGCGCCCCCGGACCCCCGCATCGGCCTGAACGGCCTCGACCTCAAACGCCGGACAGGCTGAAAGAGCCTCCGTACCTGAAAGGTCCCCTATGACCCGCGTCGCCGCCATCGACTGCGGTACGAACTCCATCCGGCTCCTTGTCGCCGACGTCGATCCGGCCACCGGTGAACTCGTCGATCTGGACCGCCGGATGACCATCGTGCGCCTCGGCCAGGGGGTCGACCGTACGGGGCGGCTGGCGCCGGAGGCGCTGGAGCGCACCTTCGCCGCCTGCCGCGACTACGCGGCGATCATCAAGGAGCACGGCGCCGAGCGGCTGCGCTTCGTCGCCACGTCCGCCTCGCGGGACGCCGAGAACCGGGACGAGTTCGTGCGCGGCGTCATGGACATCCTGGGCGTCGAGCCCGAGGTCGTCACCGGGGACCAGGAGGCGGAGTTCTCCTTCACCGGCGCGACCAGGGAGCTGACCGGGCGGACGGATCTGCACCGGCCCTATCTGGTCGTCGACATCGGCGGCGGCTCGACCGAGTTCGTCGTCGGCGAGGAACACGTCCGCGCGGCGCGCTCCGTGGACGTCGGCTGTGTGCGGATGACCGAGCGGCACCTGGTGCGCGACGGCGCGGTCTCCGACCCGCCCTCCGCCGAACAGGTCGCCGCGATACGGGCCGACATCGAGGCTGCCCTCGACCTCGCCGAGGAGACGGT
The DNA window shown above is from Streptomyces chartreusis and carries:
- a CDS encoding Ppx/GppA phosphatase family protein — protein: MTRVAAIDCGTNSIRLLVADVDPATGELVDLDRRMTIVRLGQGVDRTGRLAPEALERTFAACRDYAAIIKEHGAERLRFVATSASRDAENRDEFVRGVMDILGVEPEVVTGDQEAEFSFTGATRELTGRTDLHRPYLVVDIGGGSTEFVVGEEHVRAARSVDVGCVRMTERHLVRDGAVSDPPSAEQVAAIRADIEAALDLAEETVPLREAKTLVGLAGSVTTVSAIAQDLPEYDSARIHHSRVTLDRVREITDRLVRSTHAERAAVPSMHPGRVDVIAAGALVLLAIMERTGAEEVVVSEHDILDGIAFKVAEEAAGNGH